Part of the Lolium rigidum isolate FL_2022 chromosome 6, APGP_CSIRO_Lrig_0.1, whole genome shotgun sequence genome, aggaatatgaggatgtagatgaggaaggagaagggttgattgaatcTCGCCATCCCGGTCGATCggccaactacaccatagcggaggacaagttgctttgcaagacgtggttgacaattggaatggatccaacaaccggtacagatcaaacaagagaaacatattgggTGAGGATGTCAGAGTACTTCAACACACACAACACAAGTGGGAacgagcgaaccatgcgctcacttcggtcccgttggtccggcatcaacaccgattgccaaaaatgggcgggcgtgcaagccaacgTCGATGTTCTTAATCCAAGTGGCAcaaatgagaatgatagggtaagccattctactactatgttgaccatatggctcatatgtgAAGAATACGGTTGTAGTTCATATAGCTCATCTattctcttttgcttgctttgtagaactctatggctcaaggattgtttagggatgtgggaaagaagaacaagaaaggcaacaagattcttggcaagccattcaccttgcttcattgctatgaagtgctagggaatgaagagaagtggaagacgcgcggcaagttggatgcggcaactatggcggccaatgctaccggtgatgcaacaatcatcgatgatgatgattcaagtgatgaaggcaagaagagaagctccactcctcactccgtcaacaatgggcggaggaatgtgcatggtaggaagaccgccaaagatatgaagggaaagaaggccggagatgatgacattgccattgctatggaaaggattgcaaatgcaaggttgcaagcaaatgaagataggaagatgcaacgaaacttggagaaagaggctatggatgctattgaagctaggagagccgctttggaggagaggattgccaccaacgaggagaggaagttggctttggaggagaagatgcaagccaccgaggagcatgcacgcctagcggaggaggagaggaagcttttcttgatggatacttcccatatggatgagaggcaaaaggagtacatcaaccttcttcgcgatgaagtgttggccaagaagagattgttggtagccaacatgaacacacccacctccggcatgtttggaggaggcatgtttggaggaggcatgccgacgtttggaggaggcatgggaggcatgaccggcatgggaggcatggccggcatgggaagcatgcccatgcccaccatgggaggcatggcccgtatgggaagcatgcccatgcccaccatgggaggcatggccggtatgggaagcatgcccatgcccaccatgggaggctatggaggcatggccggcatgggaggaccaacttatggaggagtgtttggagggactatgggaggctcggtgagtggtgtgtatgggagtatgggagcaccCCCGGGAGGCTTcatgtcttccatgaatgctactattcctccttcaacccaagaagatgaggaagaagaaggtgttgacttggaaaatgcggaagtgtgatatgcatttgtgatatgcaaattgtgtgttccactttgtccatttgaaccatatgtcgtgtgtcattgttgaactacgtcattttgtgtgtcgtttgaactatgtgatgtgtgttgcactttgtTTCCATTTAAATTATGGTACATCATTTATTTCATGATTTATGTGTGAGTATTTGATCTTGTGAGATGCATAGTAGTGTAGAAAATTGTTTtgcgcgcccgcgcgcgctgtatttttcCGCGCCCGGCGGAGGTGTTTTTTTCCCGCACCAACGCGtgctgcaaaatagagcctccggCGAGGGAAAATTCGGTATCGCGCGCGCCAGCGGTTTACAGCGCGCCGAAACGGAGGTTTAGCGCGCCGCgttttagcgcgcctgttggagatgctcttagcttgtgCCCGTTCTTTTCTCCCTGGGCTAGTAACATCCACAGTGTCCTCCCTCCTTACTCTATCGCCAGTGCGAGAAGAGCTGGAGTAGGAGTAGTCAGTAAACAAGTTCCTCCTTGGAGGCACACCACGCACCGACgcctcacctctgaacatattctCCGTCCCTGCCGACCTGCTAGTATAGCTGCTCGAGGAAACATATGGACGGACAGGTGGTGGCGGCCTCTGGTTGCTTCATGGAGAGGCCCGGAGCCATTCACCCCACTGTTGCACATCTTCTTTCTCAGCCAGGCAATCTCCCTCAGGATGTACTAGACGCCCACAATCGAAGCAGAAGTGTGGCACCTTCTCGTACTTGATGTCAAACCACGTACCCTCAGTTTCATTGCTCGACTGTCTGAGACACACACCCCTCATCAGAGGCTGATCAACCTTCACAGCCACCCGAATGCGTAGATCCTTCCTCCATGCCATTCCGTTTTCATCCGTCTCAACGCTGATGAACTTCAAGACCCAGTCACCAATGAGCTCCCCAAAAGCCATGTTCATCATATCCATAGGCAAGTCCAAAACCCTTGCCCACAACTCCAGTTCATCAAACACCATGTCCGAGGGTCGTATAGCACCATCGAATTTCTTCAACAAGACCACGTTAAAATCAAACTGCCACGGCCCTCCTTTCATCACATGCCTATAATATCCTTCCGACGAGAACTTGACCACAAACCTGTTGTCCCTGATCTCCCTGAAAGTTGTTGCATGATGGAGACCCCAGGCCTGGTGCAACGCCCGTTCCAGAGCGCCAATCACCAGTTTGCGTGGTGAGCACACCTTGCCCACCGCCGCCCAGCGCGGATGGATCCTCGTCGCTCCTGCATCCTTGATCACCAGGCCCGTCGCATCCTTATCCGTAAGGAGGAGGTCCCCCATCCTTGCTGATAAGCCGTCCGACGATTCGGCTCCACCTACTTTTGCGGGAGACCTCGACGGAGCACGGCGGCCTCCgccagaccccccccccccccccctgacgATCTCACCGGtgaaaccatcagaaaccctaagCCCTCTCGCAGAACTCCTGGAGCGCTGCCGATGAGACTCAGAAAACCACCAGCGCACGACTAGATTCTCGCCGTCGAGATCCAAATCGCCGCCGAAAACACCACGCGAGAGAGGAAAACCCTAGCTGATCGTGATCGCCTCTCGGTCGCCCTAGGCGTAACTTCCGCTCTTAGTGGACCCACTTCTACTTGACCTGCACAATTCTAACTCCATCCTCTTTGACGTCAAACTCAGAGGTCGGACTCGGAATAGTTTCACCCAAGGATCACATAATGCATTAAGTTTTTCGAAAGTGATAGATTGCGGAAATATGATTGCGGCCCTTTGTTGACGACAAGGCGCATACTTGGGACAGGTGTCCCGGTTGGATTCGGCGAAGACGATCCGATGTGGTGGCAACGTGCAGTCGCAGTCGGAGAAGTCAGCGACGGTGCATGAAGGCGTCCCTTGGGGCGCCGCGTAGACCCTCCATGGAATGGTCGTGGGCGAAGATTTGCCGGAGATGAGTCGACGCAGAAGTTTATGTAGAGGCGCACGATGACAACATGTTGATTGGACTGATCGGATTATTTGGTGgctaaagaaaaagagagaaagaaacagATCTAAATCGAAATTTGCTAATCTAAAGGAAAACCTAGCTACGATATGATGCCCCCGGtggagatcatggagatcgatctcTCCGGGGGCGGCGGAAGCGGTGGGTAGCTAAACTCTAGGCTGCGAAAAGAACCGCTCTCATACCATGATAGATTGTGGaaatatgattgtattgatatgcggTAATTGGTGATTACATTGTGTGCCTCTTGGGCattttatatagtagagaagacttggagggcaAGAAGCATAGTAGAGATAGATCTAGATTACAATCTTAAACTACCTAATATAATATAACTAAAAGTAATATACTCTACCAAAAAGGTTAGAATTTGTCAAAAATAAATACCCCAAATCGCCCATATCCGTCTAATTCTGTCCCCGGGGATGCCGCTTTGTCCATTTTACCTACCAACGGCGCCCCATGTGTTGTCGGTTGTCCATGTACAACCCATGTGCCCCATTCTTGCCCCATATTTGGGATGAGATTGGGGAACCAGCAGATGCTGTCCGCGGTCCTCTTTGGTCCGCATGAATCCCCTCGTCAGCCACTATCCCCTTGTCCACCTCCTCCACTAACTCTACCCCAACCTCCCCGACCGGACCCAGCGCTCCGATGGCTGAACACCACCGCCGCTCCCTTGTCGTTACCGCCTCACGCAGCTACCAAAATAACAGGCACTACCCACCGCCAGCGTATATCCACACTTTTGTTGTCACGTTTGACGTCCTCGGTCATTGCCTGCTAGCCATCTTTGCCACAACCACCTCGTAGTCGATCTCGTTATCTCCTTCCCAATCAACGTCGATGTTATTCTATCCACTGCGAACCCCGTTGGTTGGACCGCTACCTCGCCCTCGCCCGCCGGAGCCTTGGATGGCTCGGGCATTTCTAGCTTTGTCGGTCTTTACTCCACCCACAACATGTTCGATCATTTTCCAAAGCAACCATTTTAGGTAAAATAAATCACAAACTATCTTCAACACTTTTCTTTGTGCATAGTTCATGATGCTCCTTCCAATATTTTATCGTAGTTAATGGCGGATGATACTATTTTTCTTAACTTCGATGAGTTCTTTGACATGTCCTCGAATGACTCGTCTGATCATGATGACGACATATTGCTCCAGGTTGCTCTTGTTTTCTATGATAACCAGCAATTTGCCATACCAAGGTTCAGACGATCTATCCCAGGACATGAAACCTTGGACTGTGACCGAATTGGCGCTCATGTTCAACTCTACAATGACTACTTCAATCCGGCGGGAAATATCTATTCTCCATCTCAGTTCCATTGACTCGTCCGCATGTGAAGGGTTGTGTTCAACTGTATATTGGAGGGCGTGAAAGCCTATGCCAACTACTTCATGACTGATACGTTGGATTCGGAATACCGGATGTAGTATAGTTGCTTTTTTCCTAAAAGGTCTAGGTTTATATCGATCCTTGGGAAGCAACTAATGTGGTGATTTACTCAAGCAAGAACTTGTTAACCTGTGGAATTTTCGTCTCACCGGATCTTCAAGGTTATTTGGGGTTTGTTAATCAATAGATGAAGATAGGCCAGGGCTAAGGTTTTACCAGCAGTTGTGCATACATGATATGGGATAAAAAAACATAATTGTGCATAACAAATTTAGATTAGATTCTTGTGGGTGATAGATCCTTATGTACTATAGACTCCAGTCGAGCTGGTTATCTACAGACTATTGCCTACCCAATCACTCAAGTTGAGCTAGCTATGAAGGATTATTAAGTGCTAATAATAGACCAAATAATTAAGATTACTGATGACACCGTTATTCCCTAATGGATCTTAAACTTCCATGATACTCCCCCTACTGTCATTGGGTTTCGCAAGAAACATCAGATCACCACTAATCTCAGCTTATTACATTTATCAATCATCGTGCTCTTGGGTTCCTAATCAGTCCTAGATTGAGGTAGGAGATAGAGATGCAATCATAAAAATCCTTGAATGTAAATTAAGCACAACAACCATGTAAAGCTAGATGCACATGATCATGCATGGCTAGGCCTCAGCCCACAGCCCTTGAGGACTACTTACACATGATAAGATCAACAATCATAAACATTCTATATAAATTCTTAAGATCAATAACAACTAGTCTTCCAATGCCACCAATTGTGATGAGATCAAGAATACAAGTAGGATCTATGGCTAAGGAGAGGGGGaggatggagatggtgatgaacATGGTGATGGAGCAGCGGTTCCCCTCTCCTCATATGTGATTGGGTGAAATGGATCTCATGCATGTGGCTTCTTTCTATGTCTCTCTCGTCTTCGCGTCCTATTTGCAGCGGTTGTGATTCCCAATATATATAGGCTCCTTTATGAAAGTTGTTTCGTTTAACAAGGGGAAGGCGGTGGCACATGGTACGAGTGCACCGTACGGGCGggcgatgcatgtaaaatgcatacatgaactttgcactatATTGCAACATATTACCACCTATTTGCttcttatataatgttatccGCATGTTTTGTATTGTTTTCGGGGTTTTCctaaacaatcccctctcctcAGGCTCTAATTATGTTTGGCAGAAAACGcctctttttagtgtttttgactttCCACGAGCTACGGGActcgaaaaagggcaaggtcaggggcCACGCTTCGGAATTTTCGAGATgacaaaaatgatataaagtgggaCACCAGGACGTCAAGGAGTGATaggttgcaaatgtatctataattttttatgctccatgcttgttttacaccaattttctatatgttttgtttacacgtcgtgacacttttatgcattttctggaactaacctattgacaagagagATGCCACTGGAAAACTTGGGTTTGATTCCATTCAGAAGTTCACTGATTTAGTTCATATGCTTGCGTGTAGAGTTTCCGATGATCTTATTAATGGCAGTGTTTGGCGagcactacttgagagggccaaatgATGAGAACATAGCTCGGCTCATGGATAATGGCAATTCAATAGAATATCATGgtttgcttggaagcattgattgcaTGCAGTGAGAATGGAAAAACTATATGTTTGCTTGGCAGGGGCGGTACAAAGGCCACGTTGAAGGttgcacagtcattcttgaagcagTGGCATCTCAAGATCTCTAGACCAAACACTATTTTCTTAGGCATGGTGCAaagggttacaccgatgcaagattTGACACTCATCCAGACGACTCGAAAACTTATTCAGGATATGTGTTTATGGTGAATGGAGGCGCGGTGAGATGGAGGAGCAAGAAACAAGCTACAGTTGCTCAATCTACAATGGAGTCGCAGTACATAGCTGTTTCGGGTGCGGGAAATGAAGTTGTTGGCTGAGGAAGTTCATCATCGAACTAGGTGTATTCCCGAATATGCATGACCATGTGTTTCTCTACTGTGATAACACATGCGCCATCGCAAATACAAAGGACCTAAGGTCTCACTCAGTGGCATAACACATTCTTTGATGCTATCATGTGATAAGGTAGTATGTCCATGAcaatgaagtaaaattttgcaaatTACATACGTATATAATGTCGCGGATCCAGTGACGAAACCTCTGCCACAAGTGAAGCATGATCAACACCAAGAGTCTATGGGTGTTAGATCTTTGCCTAATGTAAACTAATTTATTTGtaatctagtgcaagtgggagactgttgtatATGTGCCCAGAGGCAAATAAATAAAAATGTTTTATTGTCTTATATGTATTGTTCATAATAAGTTTTATGACATGCTATAACTACATTaagcggaaacattaatacacgtGTGGTATGTAAACAAATCCTTGTCCATAGTAAAATAgtccatttattaatagatgatcaaggtttcctgatcatggacAACAACGGCAATTAATAATGGAGTCATGTCGCTGGATGAATGACGTGATGGACTCACACCCATATAAAGTATTGCAATGTGATCCAAACACAAAGTTTAGCATTGTGATACTAGAGAAATGttgtaacctaatccttagaccgtgaggCCATATCTAATCATCGTCACCGGAGGCTGCTTTGACAACATCAACCATCACACTATAACAGGGTGCTCATAAAGGTGCTGCTCAGGTATTCCAAAGGGATGGGTTGAGGCAAGAGCGGGATTTTTACATTCACGTGACTGATAGATACTCTGGGCCCACTGGTGATATTATATATATGAAGCTTGAAAGTGTGTGACTAGGTCACGAGGATATGATATCACGAGAACGAGTTAATGTGTTTGTTAGTAACGATATCAAACAAAATATAAGAGATACCGAAGATCAAGTCTTGGACAAACTAGGTATCGTAAGACAAAGGGAATAGGACTCGACGTTGAGGTTCAACCGATAAAGATATTTCGTGGAAAGCGTAGGGATCGTTATGGTTTTCAAGAATTCCATGGTGGTCATTGATCAGAAAGATGTCTCGGTCATGGCTACGCATTCCCGAACCCGTAGGGTGGCACGCTTAAGGTTATACAACGCTTAGATATTGATTCGGGGTCGTTTGAGTAATAAGAGAGaacactagaattgttccggagaGGTATCGGAATAAGTTCCGGAGTCTATGAATTGTGTAGAGACTTAATAAATATGTTTAAGTTTTTAATTAATTGAATTAAATATTAAACATGATTTAAATATAGGCATGCCCTAAATGGGCCACCATGAAGCATCCCATGAAGGGGGCTGGCCAAGCCCCAAGGGAGGAGGTGGTCGGGTGGCCCAtttggaggggtgtggtcgcCGCAAAGACCTCACCCTATTCTTCGGTGAGCaccaccacaaaggcctagctcacTTGCCCACTAAGTTATTtcctcaaggcggaagccggacgTTTAGAAGATTCttcgggcacacatccacaacaaaGTTGGAGGCTCCCAAGGTTGTTACAACACAATAAAAAGTTATCAATGAAGTaaacaacaactagggtttccaaaggaAACTCTAGACAAAGGTCCCTCAAGTGAATGAGGGGGGAATTCAAATCCCTTTGGTGGTGATGTAGATctcggtcttctccttcgattctccaaagatcaagagctttggttggttgagggaggagatctagtGAAAATCGTGGTTCAACTTTAGGGTTTCTTCTTGTGGAAAATGCGCAGCTTGAGGTTGATaatgaagggggtatttatacccctccacAAATAAAGCCATTGGGCGAAAcatgggccggattatccgaccCAAGTAGGGGGCGGATAGTCTGTCCAGATGAAATATCCGGCCTTCCTGAAATATCCGGCCAATAATCCGGGGTACTCCCTAGGTCTCGCGTATTTGGTCGCCTATAAGTCCTTAGTCAATTTTTGGGGTTTGATGTTGACCAACAAATCTTATAAAAGAATTCTGCAATACTTATCAACACATTAGATTATCACTAATGTTGTTATGTAACACACAAAACCATAAGAGGTGGGGAAATGTTGTTTCAAAGTTTATTCCCTTCTTCAGCACCCATGTTCCAATCAAGATTATTGCGTGCATCCGCATGTTGAGCAGGCTCAATGTAGTATCCATCAGATCATCTGTGGGCCTTTTTCCCAGTCCCGCATATTTAGGGTTGCGCTTGTGTGCGTGTTGGCTATTGATATCCACCTacggcactcatatccaccatcaGGCGCGCGCCCAATAGTTCCTCTGCCTGTTCCTCCAGTTGGGCCAAGCCCACATCCACCCCTAGCTTTGCGAGCCTGACCACGACCGCAAACTCCTCACGTGATCATCTTCCTATACAACTGTTCTACTATCATCAATCCAGGAGTTGAACTGAAGTTAGACTCCATGTTTTCCCCTGTACCACACTCGAGATACGTGTGATCCATCAATCCGCACACCTAACAGTGCTTAGGTACCTCATGCTACACCGATAGAAACATGCGCTCACTGCCCTCCTATGTCGGTGGCACAAAGCATGTTAGTGGCTTAGTCGAATCCAACTTCATCTGAATTTGGTGAAAAACACCCATCCTTGTTTGTACAGCTGACAGATCGACAAAAATGATCTCGACCACCCTCTTTGATAACTGAGTCTAGACCTCAATGTTGAGGAAGAGTGGTGGCAACTTGTGAATTTAAACCCCTATTGCACTTCCTTAGGTATGACCGAGGGAACCATCGTTTCCCCTTCAAAGGGATCAATCATCAACGCATATCTATATAAAAGCCATGGTCCCTCCTTCCCGAAATCGCTTCCAGCCCCCTAGATAGTATGCCTGCAAGAAAAAAAGATTTGGTTCCACCTCATGGAAGTTGACTTCATGTGTAGACATAATCGTGTTTTTCAAGGAGTGGATATTGAAAGTTTTCCTCATCAAAATCATTGCTGTCGTGAGTCACTTCATCTCTGGTCAGTGTGTGATCTCCTCCTTACCCATAACCACCTCATTGAGCTCCTCCCCGTGCAACTTCAGGTTCTTCAACAACTCATCCACGCCAAACACTATTTTCTCCTTCGTTTCTCTCGCCCTAGAACTCTCCGCCATGGCGATCGCTCTTCTCGCCCAAACCTCTACCAAACTCTAGCCACCAAAACTATCTCTCAAAGCTAGACAACTAGAATCATTAGCCCGTGGGTCAGCCCAAGTCAGCAGAGATGGGAAAGGAAGGATTGGTGCGTGGGGACGCTGAACTTCCAGCGAGACGTAATCGTCACCGAAATCACCTAAACCCTAGATAAGACTAGGTTGTGAGTTTTCACGGGCGCTCTAAGTATGGATGTAGGCGGACGCGTCCGTGGAGTCCATTGCGTCTGCTGAGTAAGCCGTTTAAGCTAGTTTCGTTGTCCGTGGAGTCCACATAAATGCGTTTAGACGTCCAGGGAGTCCGCCAGACAACACGGACATGAAGATGTGCACTATTCGTCAGATCGATGGCTAGCTGCAAAAGTCAGATCGATGGGGAAGACCAGAAGAGAACTAGAGACGGATCAAAGAGAACCAGAAGAGAACTAGAGAAGGGTCGAAGgggcctagtggcaacgagctggGGTCAGGCGGCGACCGCCTGCGGAGACCTTTTAAGACCCTTCGAGGAGCTCCTATTTGGAGGACTGGATGAGAGGGTGGAGGGCGGCGAGGATCTGGGCGTAGGCTACGGCGAGGAGCGGGGCGCTGGCCAGCGGTGGCGAACGGCGTGGCGGCGCGCCGCCATGCCCTGTCgagggagatgaagtggaggactGGAGGTAAACTctgtttcgttttttttttttttttgcaggacaGACGGGCCTGGCAGGCTCTGCGGAGGCTGTCCACGAGTCCGTGTAAGATAGGCGGCCCATCCGCCACGCCGTTTAGGCATTTTGACGAACACGGGCAAGCGGACTCCACGGACGTCTGTGTCCATCTGCATCCTGAGCTCTAAGTGTCAACCTTCTTTTCTTTCGGGAAAAAAAGGCGAGGCCCCTGGGGCTGAAAACGTCGGTAAACTTGGCCCAGTGAAAATGTTGTCATAGCAGGCCGGCCCCTTGCAAGGGAAAAAAAAAGATGATGCGGGCCCAATCGTCATCCCCGAAATCTGAGTCTCATCCGGAACTGACGAAGCAGACCCTCCGCGCGCGCCACGCCCACCCGCCTCTCGGTCTCGGCTCTCGGCATGGACGCGGCGGAGAGGAGGCTCGCTCGCGTCAACGCCCACCTGctaccctccctccctctcccactCGCCTCCGTCCCTCTACTCGCGCCGTCCCCCTCTGCTGCTTCGTCGTCGCCCGCCGGAGACAGCTACCGGCGCGTCCACGGCGATGTCCCGTCGGAGCCCCCGGAGTGGCGCGCGGCGACGGACGAGGACGGGAAGGATTTCGTCGACATCCTCTACGAGAAGTCCGTTGGAGAGGGCATCGCCAAGGTGAAGCATTTCTTTGCTACCCACAACCTTGTCAAGTTTTTCGGTTTTTGGCAGACCACTATATCAGCAGATGTTCTTATATTTCATCATTAACTGATTGCATTTCCTGCTCAAGATCACAATCAACCGTCCTGATAGAAGAAACGCATTCAGACCACTGACTGTCAAAGAGCTGATGCGTGCGTTCAGCGACGCGAGAGATGATAGTTCAATTGGAGTTGTCATACTGACAGGGAAGGTAATGATTGCCCCTTCTAGCAGAGGAACAATGAAATTTATCCATTTTACAATCCTGATCAGGGTAGCCTGTGGACGGGgtcttattttcatatttttggtGCATAGGGATCGGAGGCATTCTGTAGCGGGGGCGaccaagccttgaggggttctgaTGGATATGTTGACTTTGATAGCTTTGGCCGGCTCAACGTTCTAGATCTTCAGGTCATACACAATCCTCTGAAATTTTGTACCATGACCTACTTGCTTGCAAATCAGACGAATTCTTTTGATGTTGCCTATTGGTGTATTAGTGTTTACCGACCAGTGTCACTTCTATATGAAATGATTGATATCTCTGAGCACACCAACTAAATCATTTCTCATTTCTCCAGGTACAAATTCGGCGCCTTCCAAAGCCAGTTATAGCTATGGTATGAGCATTGTCTTCTATCATCTCTTAGTCAATTTTCTTTTAGAACCCAACAAATTAGTCCTGTTCAACATGCTACCAGGTTGCTGGTTACGCAGTAGGTGGTGGACATGTTCTACACATGGTGTGTGATCTAACAATAGCAGCTGACAATGCCATATTTGGGCAGACCGGTCCAAAGGTGATTTTTATGgcctattttgtttattgatgtgtTGTACGCAAAATTGTGATTGTTGATTTTAGATAGGAAGTTATATTGTTGTCACTTTTACATCTTGTATGAAAAAAAAATCTCCTGTGAAGTGTATATGCGTGGGACTTTACTTGCGCATTTTTGAAACATTATTTCCTTCACACATCATTAGCATGTGCAATGCCTTTGTATACACCCTTGATACCATGGATGCACTTGTACCGAGTTCTGGCAAAAGCTAGCATTAGGCCAAGATTATTTTCGATTCATGGTAGCATATCAGTAATCCAACCTTTTGCGATCTTTCTCGGAGTTCAACTTAAAGTGCGCCATCAAAATTGCCAGGGAAAGTCAATGTTATTGGAGGCGGAAACTCTAAATGGGGGCAAAGTGCTGAGTGGAACAATCCTATAGAGAGAGAAGGTGGATGCATGTAGGaattttccacctgatgccgacgTCATCAACTATTAATATCTAAATCCAAAATTTTAGAATATACTGTCTCCTAAACAGTTAATTCGATAGTGGTCCATTTTCATCATTTGAATTTGTCTTGATGTGGGCTTCAAAACAAGATCCTATTTTATTATGTTTTAACTTGTTTTTTCGCCACTATCAACTACCATGTTATAAACTTATAATATGGTGCTACAATATAAGAAGTAAACTGTTACCACCCTCGGTGTGGAGTATTTGTAGTTTTGTACTTGTGGTGACAATGCAATGTTATGGAAGCCAGAGCATGAGTATTGATGTGTTACGAACAAATAAGAAATAGTATCAATCATCAAAGTACTATCACGCAAGTCTTACATGGATGGCAAGCGGCGTTCGATAACCTGGTAACAAAGTGGCTATAGCATGTCTATAACCTGGTCAATATAAAAAAAATGTCCATAATCTGGTAAAAGTCGATTATAAGCTGACCGCTACTGAGAGGAAAAAGTTGTCGAAACATATCAAATGGGATCTTGTTTCCGAGCACTCGTCGCAACGAAACCAACGATAAAAAATGAATCATCAATCGGGTACACAGTTTGAGAGATAAAAGATCTGAAACTTAGAAATTGAAGGGAATCGATGCCATTCAATGCAGAGGCCGGGGGTCTATCCTTTTCTAAAAACATCTTGGTGTCATATTTTGTAAATGTCTTGCTTTTGTGTACAGAGAAGTGCAtgcatgagtatttttagatagaaCCGCCGCAACCTAAGGCAACATTGGGCACATGTGTAGTTTAGTTGCCCCTTCCAGGTGTTATGTGTGGCAGCTTTTTTTGTATGATTTCCTCTATCCAAATGTGATTATGTGTTTGCTTTTTTCCACGAGATTCATTACTTCAATTGGGAACACTACAAACGCTGATACGTTAATATAAGTGCAGTATATATTtttgagaaaacgcaaaggacctttgcatttcatttcattgaaaaggaaGAGTTTGGGTTACATCCTCCTAGGAGGGAGTTCACATGAATAT contains:
- the LOC124667355 gene encoding 1,4-dihydroxy-2-naphthoyl-CoA synthase, peroxisomal-like → MDAAERRLARVNAHLLPSLPLPLASVPLLAPSPSAASSSPAGDSYRRVHGDVPSEPPEWRAATDEDGKDFVDILYEKSVGEGIAKITINRPDRRNAFRPLTVKELMRAFSDARDDSSIGVVILTGKGSEAFCSGGDQALRGSDGYVDFDSFGRLNVLDLQVQIRRLPKPVIAMVAGYAVGGGHVLHMVCDLTIAADNAIFGQTGPKVGSFDAGYGSSIMSRLVGPKKAREMWFLSRFYAADEAERMGLVNVVVPLVDLERETVKWCRQILRNSPTAIRVLKSALNAVDDGHAGLQELGGNATLIFYGTEEAKEGKNAYMERRRPDFSKFPRKP